One Vanessa cardui chromosome 4, ilVanCard2.1, whole genome shotgun sequence genomic window carries:
- the LOC124544064 gene encoding piRNA biogenesis protein EXD1-like, with amino-acid sequence MDNLYMKGELLQVHTKNSEIIEGRFYSITNDKSKISLYEVKEVPEGEQNDGVCHYYDSEVRNIVKLQEDNQQAYLKIPLKECEEIIKTSKKYIYINQVDHGFHEAINDLNQNSYIAVSTDGANMGRKCKMPFLVISTPQQIYIFDIQVLQYHAFEAGLKKILESENPKKIVHDCRKLSDCLYHKHNVKLNSVFDTQVGDLIISKNKTGRLPNNVKTFSECLNSHLGLKQNNIQEKLDIVQCTERPLSTGIKEILAKNICYLHRLSEMIHDQMMLPFLRGVECFVENLRSCDDFKAWELCGKQYQLPKDFKNAIEY; translated from the exons ATGGACAATCTTTACATGAAAGGTGAACTTTTGCAAGTGCACACAAAAAATAGCGAAATCATTGAAGGCCGATTTTATAGTATTACTAATGACAAATCGAAAATATCACTTTATGAAGTAAAAGAGGTACCTGAGGGTGAACAGAACGATGGAGTTTGCCATTATTATGACTCGGAAGTACGAAATATTGTTAAGTTGCAAGAAGATAATCAGCAAGCTTATTTAAAGATACCACTGAAAGAATgtgaagaaattataaaaacctcgaaaaagtatatttatataaaccaaGTTGATCACGGTTTTCATGAGGCTATTAATGATTTGAATCAAAACAGTTATATTGCTGTTAGTACTGATGGTGCAAATATGGGACGAAAATGTAAGATGCCTTTCTTGGTTATTTCTACAccacaacaaatatatatttttgacatacaAGTTCTGCAATATCATGCATTCGAAGCTGGTTTAAAGAAAATACTGGAGAGTGAAAATCCTAAGAAGATTGTCCATGATTGTAGAAAACTTTCTGATTGCTTATACCACAAACATAATGTTAAGCTGAACTCAGTGTTTGATACTCag gtTGGTGATCTTAtcatatcaaaaaataaaacaggacGTTTACCTAATAATGTTAAAACTTTTTCTGAATGTCTTAACAGTCATCTTGgtttgaaacaaaacaatatccaAGAGAAA TTGGATATAGTACAGTGCACAGAACGCCCTCTATCAACTGGTATTAAAGAAATTCTTGCAAAGAATATATGTTACTTACATCGTCTTTCTGAAATGATACATGATCAAATGATGTTACCTTTCCTACGAGGTGTTGAGTGCTTTGTAGAGAATCTACGCTCATGTGATGATTTCAAAGCTTGGGAGCTTTGTGGCAAGCAATATCAGTTACCAAAGGATTTCAAGAATGCTATAGAGTATTAA
- the LOC124544062 gene encoding vacuolar protein-sorting-associated protein 36 — MDRFEYIEARLFEGENYLKRDKNVKIYDGDDKTQFVDGEVVLTTHRILWGKPGDIPKGLVCLSLHLYYIFCMEEESGGMFGLGGPKRIILHLGPTIPGKRPGPAVASPYHFIKFSFKDGIDNAFYKALSEAVAAKAWERAQQVSTSSNLPASDSTPKPSVTPINSKIRSGIVGIERSIEEQHRATDQSISVAFQDLKKLMEKAKEMVTISKTISSKIREKQGDISEDDTVRFKSYLMSLGIDDPVTRDTFRSDSEYYMGLAQQISDMMVAVLIDCGGIMSLADVWCRVNRARGLELISPEDLLNACKLLQNVDSPMSLRKFPSGACVLQLNSNRDEEIAKATSQLLEENGFLTPVKLSQIANVSVLLARERLFTTESLGLACRDESIEGLAFYPNMFLTKV, encoded by the exons ATGGATAGATTTGAGTATATAGAAGCGCGCCTATTTGAGGGCGAAAACTATCTTAAAcgtgataaaaatgttaaaatctaTGATGGAGATGATAAG ACACAATTCGTTGATGGTGAAGTAGTGCTTACGACGCACAGAATTCTTTGGGGTAAGCCAGGTGACATACCTAAGGGATTAGTGTGTTTgtctttacatttatattacatattttgtatggAAGAAGAAAGTGGTGGAATGTTTGGTCTAGGTGGTCCAAAacgaattatattacatttaggACCTACAATTCcag gtaaGAGGCCAGGCCCAGCAGTAGCGAGCCCAtaccattttataaaattttcatttaaggATGGTATTGATAATGCCTTCTATAAAGCCCTGAGTGAAGCAGTAGCTGCTAAAGCGTGGGAGAGAGCCCAGCAAGTATCTACTTCAAGTAACTTGCCTGCATCTGATTCAACTCCCAAGCCTTCTGTAACACCAATTAATTCTAAAATCCGCTCAGGCATTGTTGGTATAGAAAGAAGTATAGAAGAACAACACAGAGCTACTGATCAGAGTATAAGTGTGGCATTTCAGGATTTGAAAAAATTAATGGAAAAGGCTAAGGAAATGGTTACCATATCTAAaacaatttcatcaaaaataaGG GAAAAACAAGGAGATATCTCTGAAGATGATACTGTTAGGTTTAAATCATACCTTATGAGCTTAGGTATTGATGATCCTGTAACAAGAGATACATTCAGGTCAGATTCGGAATATTATATGGGCCTAGCGCAACAGATCTCTGATATGATGGTGGCAGTTTTAATT gaCTGTGGTGGTATAATGTCATTAGCAGATGTATGGTGCAGAGTAAATAGAGCAAGAGGTTTGGAACTTATATCACCTGAAGATTTACTGAATGCTTGCAA gTTGTTACAAAATGTTGACTCGCCCATGTCTTTACGTAAATTTCCCAGTGGTGCTTGTGTACTACAGCTTAATAGTAACAGAGATGAAGAAATAGCAAAAGCTACTAGTCAATTG CTTGAAGAAAATGGATTCCTTACTCCAGTGAAGCTGTCTCAAATAGCAAATGTTTCCGTCCTACTCGCACGCGAGCGCCTCTTTACGACTGAAAGCCTAGGCTTGGCATGTCGGGATGAATCAATTGAAGGTTTAGCTTTTTACCCTAACATGTTTCttacaaaagtataa
- the LOC124544066 gene encoding cytosolic carboxypeptidase 2 has product MLWWKQLECAQENVMMIEQEEQRRDYVDNTTLTLTLPTRDPVLQDNLLIANIDQVKTLQATLFPICNRGTFISNFLQNNIKTNQLEINTDIKTFKTTAKLKEPRDLFALPKELDCPQQAPRWPSECQVVEERIQHIMWSPASPEPYYVSTGKELKPQPVGEEAGTVIFQYYPMSAVNYFSRSSVGGSRLYLSACTTAGGEDELRFESRFESGNLAKAIKITSAYYELHLRTDLYTNRHMQWFYFRVSNTKKQMMYRFSIVNLSKPESLYNEGMRPLLYSTKDAQLHSIGWRRCGENIAYYKNDSTCEEEEQSPSYTLTFNLEFPHTDDAVYIAHCYPYTYSDLQEYLSRLQAHPVKSTYSKLRLLCRTLAGNNVYYLTITAPNLNEMEPKKKKAVIITARVHPGESPSSWMMKGFMDYLTGDSNQARELREKFIFKLVPMLNPDGVIVGNNRCSLTGKDLNRQYRTVIRETYPPVWHTKVMIRRLQEECGVAMYVDLHAHSRKHNIFIYGCESRKNSDKRLQEQVFPLMLHKNAADKFSFENCKFRIQRSKEGTARVVIWMLGVANSYTMEASFGGSELGSRMSTHFSAQDYESLGRTFCETLLDFYDEDPSKERLRTKIVTRLLKEGSNADEPTNIDLSDYSSDEGDTSSSSSEACVPRETSTIAQLAPPPSPILPDINRNTIDKPRRQRQILEKINRTEKKKTKRETLQVSRATIDLTSDAMTDASSDCDSFEENLSPIRRVRKHLHSSSKTKPRRKKKMPPELKIFPAPTSDSTFNSDREKKPSKSRRPRSVSMVTEPFNKSRLNPASWHQFQHLPPPKYLSEIKGRNMNQSELQVKLSTLRKNVWTGVQDEEKGPLSWGISSFAMNSYFTDSEALLRSCSKKLEELEGEKRKHKNEKKKKKIKSKKVLVKVPTSDEIIEPNSKITKTNKKKGKLKHTKSDVSSLINNTSFTDIPRNAPPLPQNKVPKSTFRKSAFVATAIQTKKSTRKTIQNVESDNSDSDESIRTTKKVKKKSKLNKNKLQKNLTETKMKN; this is encoded by the exons ATGTTATGGTGGAAACAACTTGAGTGTGCACAAGAAAACGTTATGATGATAGAACAAGAGGAACAGAGAAGAGACTACGTTGATAACACGACGCTCACTTTAACGTTACCTACTAGGGATCCGGTATTGCAAGATAATTTATTGATAGCAAATATAGATCAAGTGAAAACATTGCAAGCTACTCTTTTTCCCATTTGTAACAGAG GAACTTTCATATCTAACTTTCttcaaaataacataaaaacaaatcaattagaaataaatactgacATTAAGACTTTCAAAACAACAGCGAAACTGAAAGAACCACGAGATTTATTCGCGCTTCCAAAAGAACTTGATTGCCCACAGCAGGCACCACGTTGGCCATCTGAATGCCAA GTTGTAGAGGAAAGAATTCAGCACATTATGTGGAGCCCTGCATCACCAGAGCCATATTACGTATCAACTGGAAAAGAACTTAAGCCTCAACCGGTCGGTGAAGAAGCAGGAACAGTAATTTTTCAATACTATCCTATGAGTGCTGTGAATTAT TTTAGTCGGTCATCTGTGGGAGGATCTCGTCTATATTTATCGGCATGTACAACTGCTGGAGGTGAAGATGAATTGCGATTTGAATCACGTTTTGAAAGTGGAAATTTAGctaaagcaattaaaataacGTCTGCTTACTACGAACTACACCTCCGTACTGATCTCTATACTAATAGGCATATGCAGTGGTTCTATTTTAGAGTGTCTAACACTAAAAAGCAAATGATGTACAG gtTTTCAATAGTTAATTTATCAAAGCCCGAAAGTCTGTATAATGAAGGCATGCGACCTTTGCTGTATTCAACGAAGGACGCACAATTGCATTCGATCGGTTGGAGACGTTGCGGAGAAAATATAGCCTATTACAAGAACGATTCCAC gtgCGAAGAAGAAGAACAGAGTCCAAGTTACACGCTGacatttaatttagaatttccACATACAGACGATGCTGTATATATTGCACATTGTTACCCATACACATATTCGGATTTACAGGAATATCTTTCTAGATTACAAGCACATCCAGTTAAATCGACGTATTCAAAACTAAGACTTCTGTGTCGAACTCTAGCTGGTAACAATGTATATTATCTGACCATAACTGCACCTAACCTTAACGAAATGGAACCAAAG aagaaaaaagCTGTAATTATTACGGCCAGAGTTCATCCCGGCGAATCGCCTTCATCTTGGATGATGAAAGGTTTTATGGACTATTTAACTGGAGATTCAAATCAAGCTCGAGAATTAAGggagaaatttatttttaaactggtGCCAATGCTTAATCCTGACggt GTTATTGTTGGTAACAATCGATGTTCGCTAACCGGAAAAGACTTAAATAGGCAATACAGAACTGTCATAAGAGAAACATATCCTCCTGTGTGGCACACAAAAGTAATGATACGAAG GTTACAGGAAGAATGCGGAGTGGCAATGTATGTAGACTTACATGCACATTCTAGAAaacataatatctttatttacggATGTGAAAGCCGAAAAAACTCAGACAAACGTTTACAAGAACAAGTATTCCCTTTAATGCTACATAAGAATGCTGCAGATAag TTCTCATTTGAAAATTGCAAGTTCAGAATACAACGTAGCAAAGAAGGAACTGCTCGAGTTGTAATATGGATGTTAGGAGTGGCAAATAGTTATACCATGGAAGCTTCATTCGGAGGATCAGAATTGGGTAGCAGAATGTCAACACATTTTTCCGCTCAAGACTACGAGAGCCTTGGGCGTACATTTTGCGAAACTTTACTGGACTTTTACGATGAGGATCCCAGCAAAGAAAGATTAAGAACAAAAATTGTTACACGCTTGTTAAAAGAAGGCTCTAACGCGGACGAGCCAACAAATATTGATCTTTCCGACTATTCAAG TGACGAAGGCGATACATCCAGCAGTAGTTCTGAAGCTTGTGTTCCGAGAGAAACTTCAACCATTGCACAACTCGCACCACCACCGTCCCCAATTCTGCCCGATATCAATAGAAATACAATTGAC AAACCTAGGAGACAAAGACAAATATTGGAGAAAATAAACAGAACTGAGAAGAAAAAAACAAAGAGAGAAACATTACAG GTATCAAGGGCTACGATAGACTTAACATCGGATGCGATGACCGATGCATCATCCGATTGTGATTCATTTGAAGAGAATCTCAGTCCTATAAGAAGAGTTCGTAAACATTTACATTCGTCCTCGAAAACGAAACcgagaagaaagaaaaaaatgccccctgaattaaaaatttttcCAGCACCA ACTAGTGATTCAACATTTAATTCTGACCGCGAGAAAAAACCATCAAAATCTAGAAGACCAAGAAGTGTCTCAATGGTAACTGAACCATTTAACAAGTCACGGCTAAATCCTGCTTCATGGCATCAGTTTCAACATTTACCACCCCCTAA GTATTTATCTGAAATTAAAGGCAGAAATATGAATCAGTCAGAACTACAAGTAAAATTAAGTACTTTGAGGAAAAATGTTTGGACGGGGGTGCAAGATGAGGAAAAAGGTCCACTGTCATGGGGAATTTCCAGCTTCGCCATGAATTCTTATTTCACAGACAGTGAAGCTTTACTTAG ATCTTGTTCAAAGAAATTGGAAGAATTAGAGGGTGAAAAAAGGAaacacaaaaatgaaaaaaagaaaaagaaaatcaaatcTAAAAAGGTTTTAGTCAAAGTGCCAACTTCAGATGAAATAATTGAACCAAATAGTAAAAtcactaaaacaaataaaaagaaaggaAA gtTAAAACATACCAAATCAGATGTCTCCTCACTTATAAACAACACAAGTTTTACAGATATACCCAGGAATGCACCACCATTACCACAAAATAAGGTTCCAAAGTCAACCTTTAGAAAAAGTGCTTTCGTAGCTACGGCTATTCAAACTAAAAAGTCTACCCGAAAAACAATTCAGAATGTAGAATCTGACAACTCTGATTCTGATGAATCTATTCGAACAACAAAAAAAGTCAAGAAAAAgtccaaattaaataaaaataaattgcaaaaaaatttaaCAGAGACTAAAATGaagaattaa
- the LOC124544067 gene encoding glutamine-dependent NAD(+) synthetase, translated as MGRKVVVAVCTLNQWALDFEGNLNRILQSIQEAKEMGALYRTGPELEVCGYSCEDHFHEPDTFLHSWQVLAELLKSATCKDILVDVGMPVQHRNVSYNCRVAFLNKKILLIRPKMILCEDGNYRETRWFSCWTKERQVEDYYLPRMITSITNQTVVPIGDAVISTRDTCIGFEICEELWNPQSRHIPLSLDGVEIISNGSGSYMELRKAYVTVDLVKSATFKSGGAYLFSNLRGCDGQRIYFNGCSCVAVNGEIVSRGQQFALHDVEVITATIDLEDIRSYRTQISSRSHLAASNAPFPRISVDFALSDDEDIYLTISPPVECKYLTPEEEIELGPACWLWDYLRRSGQGGFFLPLSGGVDSTSTACIVFSMCTQICDAVQKGESQVLYDVRKILCQSDYTPSDPMELCNRLLVTCYMASENSSQETKQRASQLANEIGSYHFPIVIDSAVSAVIGIFTTATGLVPKFRSKGGCPRQNLALQNIQARLRMVLSYLFAQLMLWVRGRPGGLLVLGSSNVDEALRGYMTKYDCSSADVNPIGGISKTDLKSFLHYAKSRFFLPSLSEILQAPPTAELEPLADGQITQTDEQDMGMTYAELSEFGRLRKTFHCGPFSMFQKLVHVWSNKCTPQEVAEKVKHFFRCYAINRHKMTVLTPSYHAETYSPDDNRFDHRPFLYRVHWNWQFKTIDDAVAQMTKDKRIKLNESTTVQEVSGSNTNIAAHFNMRRDRKGVLI; from the exons ATGGGTCGGAAAGTTGTAGTAGCAGTATGTACATTAAATCAATGGGCATTAGATTTTGAAGGAAACTTAAATAGAATCTTACAGTCTATTCAAGAAGCTAAAGAGATGGGCGCACTCTATAGAACAGGACCTGAATTAGAAGTATG TGGATATAGTTGCGAGGATCACTTCCATGAGCCAGACACTTTTCTCCATAGCTGGCAAGTGCTAGCAGAGTTGCTTAAATCTGCAACTTGCAAGGATATACTTGTAGATGTTGGCATGCCAGTCCAGCACCGAAATGTATCATATAATTGCCGAGTcgcatttcttaataaaaaaatcttacttattAGACCAAAGATGATATTATGTGAAGATGGAAACTATAGAGAGACTCGATGGTTTTCTTGTTGGACTAAA gaACGACAGGTAGAGGATTATTATTTACCTCGAATGATCACATCTATAACTAATCAGACAGTAGTACCAATTGGTGATGCAGTTATTTCTACTAGAGACACGTGCATTGGATTTGAAATATGTGAAGAGTTATGGAATCCTCAAAG TCGCCATATTCCTTTAAGTTTGGATGGTGTAGAAATAATTTCGAATGGTTCCGGTAGTTACATGGAATTGCGTAAAGCATATGTGACCGTAGACCTCGTTAAAAGTGCTACATTTAAAAGTGGAGGTGCCTATTTGTTTAGTAATTTGCGAGGATGCGACGGACAACGAATCTATTTCAATGGATGTTCTTGTGTGGCCGTTAACGGAGAGATCGTTAGTCGAGGACAGCAGTTTGCACTACACGATGTT GAAGTGATAACTGCTACGATAGATCTTGAAGATATACGTTCCTATCGTACACAAATTAGTTCCCGATCGCACTTAGCTGCCTCAAATGCTCCATTTCCTCGAATATCTGTTGACTTTGCTTTGTCAGATGACGAAGATATATATCTTACAATCAGTCCACCCGTTGAATGCAAATATCTTACCCCTGAAGAAGAAATCGAACTAG gTCCAGCTTGTTGGCTATGGGATTATTTACGAAGATCAGGTCAGGGAGGATTTTTCCTTCCCCTAAGTGGAGGGGTTGATTCGACTAGCACAGCTTGTATAGTTTTCTCCATGTGTACACAGATTTGTGATGCAGTTCAGAAAGGAG AGAGTCAAGTTCTGTATGATGTAAGAAAGATTCTCTGTCAATCTGACTACACGCCATCTGATCCAATGGAGCTTTGCAACAGACTACTAGTGACCTGCTATATGGCTTCAGAGAATTCTAGTCAAGAGACTAAGCAACGAGCCTCACAG cTTGCCAATGAAATAGGTAGTTATCATTTTCCTATCGTGATAGACTCAGCAGTAAGTGCCGTTATTGGTATATTCACAACTGCAACGGGCCTTGTACCTAAATTTAGAAGTAAGGGAGGCTGCCCACGACAAAATCTTGCCCTACAGAACATTCAG GCTCGACTTCGAATGGTTTTATCGTATCTGTTCGCACAGTTGATGCTATGGGTGCGAGGAAGACCTGGTGGTTTACTTGTGTTGGGCTCTTCGAATGTCGACGAGGCATTACGAGGATATATGACCAAGTACGATTGCTCAAGTGCGGACGTCAATCCTATTGGTGGAATATCTAAAACCGATTTGAAGTCTTTCTTGCATTATGCTAAAAGCCG TTTCTTCTTGCCATCGCTGTCTGAAATATTACAAGCGCCACCGACAGCTGAGTTGGAACCGTTAGCGGACGGCCAAATCACTCAGACCGACGAACAGGATATGGGAATGACGTATGCGGAGTTATCTGAGTTTGGGCGTCTTAGAAAAACGTTCCACTGCGGACCGTTTAGTATGTTCCAGAAACTCGTACATGTTTGGAGTAACAAGTGTACTCCACAGGag GTAGCGGAGAAAGTAAAACATTTCTTCCGCTGCTACGCCATCAACCGCCATAAAATGACGGTGCTGACTCCATCATACCACGCTGAGACGTACAGTCCCGACGACAATCGCTTCGACCATCGGCCCTTCCTCTACCGCGTGCACTGGAACTGGCAGTTTAAAACTATCGACGATGCC GTAGCACAAATGACTAAAGACAAACGTATCAAACTAAACGAGTCTACCACAGTACAAGAGGTTTCAGGCTCCAACACAAATATCGCGGCACACTTTAATATGCGAAGAGACAGGAAGGGAGtacttatttga